Sequence from the Rhodococcus jostii RHA1 genome:
CCGCCTTCGAGGGGCATGTCGATGGTGATGCCGAAGTCCTTGCGGTTGAGGACGGTGGTGGCTTCGAAGCCGGCGACCGGTCCGTTGCCCATGCCGGGGTTGACGCCGTTGAACTCGAGGGCGAGCTCGACGGGGCGGGTGACGCCGTGGAGGGTGAATTCGCCCTCGACCACGTAGTCGTCGCCCTTGGCGCGGACGGCGGTGGAGGTGAAGGTGGCGGTGGGGTACTGCTCGGCGTCGAAGAAGTCGGCGGACTTGATGTGGGCGTCGCGGTCGGTGTTC
This genomic interval carries:
- a CDS encoding YceI family protein yields the protein MTTATATLPDLTAGTWAIDTVHSTVGFSVRHLMVSKVRGTFNDFTGAITIAEDGTAAVTAEIQVASIDTKNTDRDAHIKSADFFDAEQYPTATFTSTAVRAKGDDYVVEGEFTLHGVTRPVELALEFNGVNPGMGNGPVAGFEATTVLNRKDFGITIDMPLEGGGAVVGDKITITLEIEAGLQA